One Gossypium raimondii isolate GPD5lz chromosome 3, ASM2569854v1, whole genome shotgun sequence genomic window carries:
- the LOC105794551 gene encoding stemmadenine O-acetyltransferase translates to MKPEVEVILEEIIKPSSPTPQQFRHYQLSSLDQQIPPVYNHLVLFYPATTNAQTYNFKLSVSQALTHFYPLAGRIKNNSIVDCNDEGIPFKEAQVKCRLSDFLHDPLPQQLNKLYPFPLDDAAELPMGIQFNTFLCGGIGIGVCVSHKIGDALSFFTFLNSWAAIARGDTKNVVLPELVSAKLFPPRNVSVPEPVMEKSEKNIATKRLVFSASKIEEIRAKYAVDHEIRPSRIEALSAFIWSRFIASTKEKPSPNGFYVIFHTVNIRTKFEPPLSAQSFGNIFRLAVTVPSLDNGKDDGSKLVSQIRDSIRKIDKEYVRKLQAGEDLFESTNQGDEKGETIPLVFTSLCRFPLYEADFGWGKPVWIGSASLSAKNLVVFMDTATGDGIEAWINLKEEDVAKFGSDEELLATFKSTVVWE, encoded by the coding sequence ATGAAGCCTGAGGTTGAAGTAATATTGGAAGAGATAATCAAGCCATCTTCTCCGACTCCTCAACAATTTCGCCATTACCAACTCTCCTCACTTGATCAACAAATACCACCAGTTTATAACCATCTGGTCTTGTTCTACCCCGCCACAACCAATGCCCAAACCTACAACTTTAAGCTGTCGGTATCCCAGGCCCTAACCCACTTCTATCCCCTAGCGGGACGCATCAAAAACAACTCCATTGTCGACTGCAATGACGAGGGGATTCCCTTTAAAGAAGCCCAAGTCAAGTGCCGGCTTTCAGATTTTTTACACGATCCACTCCCTCAACAACTCAACAAATTGTACCCTTTTCCTCTCGATGATGCTGCGGAGTTGCCCATGGGGATCCAATTCAACACTTTCCTTTGTGGTGGAATCGGGATTGGTGTGTGTGTTTCACATAAAATCGGCGATGCTTTATccttttttacgtttttgaattCGTGGGCAGCCATTGCTCGTGGGGACACGAAGAACGTGGTCTTGCCTGAGTTGGTATCGGCCAAGCTTTTTCCCCCGCGGAACGTATCAGTGCCTGAACCAGTAATggaaaaaagtgaaaagaatATAGCGACGAAGAGGTTGGTGTTCAGTGCTTCTAAAATAGAGGAAATCAGAGCGAAATACGCTGTCGATCATGAAATCCGCCCTTCACGTATTGAGGCCTTGTCTGCTTTCATATGGAGCCGCTTCATTGCTTCCACTAAGGAAAAACCAAGCCCTAATGGATTCTACGTGATTTTTCATACAGTTAATATACGTACAAAATTTGAGCCCCCGCTGTCAGCTCAGTCTTTTGGGAACATTTTTCGACTTGCCGTAACAGTTCCTTCCCTGGACAATGGAAAAGATGATGGGTCTAAACTTGTTAGCCAAATAAGGGACTCCATTAGAAAAATCGACAAAGAATACGTGAGGAAACTTCAGGCTGGTGAGGATTTATTCGAGTCAACCAACCAAGGGGATGAAAAGGGAGAGACGATCCCTTTAGTTTTCACTAGTTTATGCAGGTTTCCACTATACGAAGCTGATTTTGGTTGGGGAAAACCAGTATGGATCGGTTCTGCAAGCTTGAGCGCCAAGAATCTGGTTGTCTTCATGGATACTGCAACTGGTGATGGCATAGAAGCTTGGATTAATCTAAAGGAGGAAGACGTGGCTAAATTTGGAAGTGATGAAGAATTGCTTGCAACATTCAAAAGCACTGTTGTTTGGGAATGA